A part of Marinobacter psychrophilus genomic DNA contains:
- a CDS encoding sulfurtransferase TusA family protein, with the protein MADRTLDVSGLQCPMPLLKTKLELNTMAPGEQLEVVATDPGSARDIPAFIALSAHQLVESAVDGSQYRFVIRCGDSVRQSR; encoded by the coding sequence ATGGCTGATCGAACTCTGGATGTATCGGGCCTGCAATGTCCGATGCCTCTGCTAAAAACCAAACTCGAACTGAACACCATGGCCCCCGGCGAACAGCTGGAAGTGGTTGCTACAGATCCTGGTTCAGCCAGAGACATTCCGGCGTTTATTGCCTTGTCTGCCCATCAGCTGGTGGAATCTGCCGTTGACGGCAGCCAGTACCGTTTTGTTATCCGCTGCGGCGATTCAGTAAGGCAGAGCCGGTAA
- a CDS encoding M48 family metalloprotease has translation MNSLNGHLRFNTLLCALLALTLTAISVSTGAAAQGQGSTLPTIGGTGGGLIAGQQEADIGRQVLVSLRRFAPQITDPLVYDYLSSILYRLVPAAPLQNRDLTLALIDDPAINAFAVPGGIVGVNGGLFLFARTEQQFASVLAHELAHLSQRHFARRLEQQQASTPLTIAGLIAGIVLTAVTQSDIGIAAIVGTQALAIQNMLEYSRANEQEADRVGLDILANAGLDPRGMPEMFEIMTRQNRLQGNRVPEYLSTHPLTQSRVADTQNRAEQYPLKHIEDSPEYHLIRARLQVHYAVSAAAAIDSFRAALNESKIAGSGNSLGSNASNTAIRYGLAVAYIKDGQYPEAETLLNQLLLANPGRITFQVTLAQSLIAARRLTEARALLVRALARNPGNYPITHTLAQLELASDNGAAAAELLSQLARKKPQQEHLWFKLAEAEGMARNIVGVHRARAEYDALMGDLESAQRQLRQAQEKLTAGSPMRQIVTERLSAISAELNVRRNG, from the coding sequence ATGAACAGCCTGAATGGCCACCTTCGCTTCAATACCCTGCTTTGTGCGCTGCTGGCACTGACGTTAACCGCCATAAGTGTCAGTACAGGCGCTGCTGCCCAAGGACAGGGTAGCACGCTGCCCACCATTGGCGGCACCGGTGGCGGCCTGATTGCAGGCCAGCAGGAAGCCGATATCGGCCGCCAGGTCCTGGTGTCACTGCGACGCTTTGCTCCACAGATTACTGACCCTTTGGTGTATGACTACCTGAGCTCCATTCTTTACCGCCTGGTGCCAGCGGCGCCGCTACAGAACCGTGACCTGACGCTGGCGCTGATTGACGACCCTGCCATCAATGCTTTTGCGGTGCCCGGCGGCATTGTGGGGGTAAACGGCGGTCTGTTTCTGTTTGCCCGCACCGAACAACAGTTTGCATCGGTGCTGGCCCACGAGCTGGCCCACCTTAGCCAACGCCATTTTGCCCGCCGCCTGGAACAGCAGCAAGCCAGCACCCCACTGACCATCGCCGGCCTGATTGCCGGTATTGTACTAACCGCTGTGACCCAGTCTGACATTGGCATTGCCGCCATTGTCGGTACTCAGGCCCTGGCGATTCAGAACATGCTGGAATACAGCCGCGCCAATGAGCAGGAAGCGGACCGAGTCGGGCTGGACATTCTTGCCAATGCCGGGCTAGACCCGCGGGGAATGCCGGAAATGTTTGAAATTATGACGCGGCAAAACCGCTTGCAAGGCAACCGCGTGCCAGAGTACCTGTCTACCCATCCGCTAACCCAAAGCCGGGTTGCTGACACTCAGAACCGCGCAGAACAATACCCGTTAAAGCACATCGAAGACAGCCCGGAATACCATCTGATACGGGCCCGCCTGCAGGTGCATTATGCGGTCTCTGCGGCAGCTGCTATTGACAGTTTCAGGGCGGCTCTCAACGAATCAAAAATTGCCGGCTCTGGCAACAGCCTCGGCAGCAACGCCAGCAATACGGCCATTCGCTATGGGCTGGCGGTGGCTTATATTAAAGATGGTCAATACCCTGAGGCCGAGACTCTGCTTAATCAGCTATTGCTGGCCAATCCAGGGCGCATTACTTTTCAGGTGACCCTGGCACAAAGCTTGATTGCCGCCAGGCGCCTGACCGAAGCTCGGGCGCTGCTGGTGCGGGCGTTGGCCCGCAACCCGGGCAACTACCCGATTACCCACACGCTGGCACAGCTGGAACTGGCCTCGGATAACGGCGCAGCGGCGGCGGAACTGCTGTCGCAGCTGGCTCGCAAAAAACCGCAACAGGAACACTTGTGGTTTAAGCTGGCAGAAGCCGAAGGCATGGCGCGCAATATTGTGGGAGTGCACAGGGCAAGGGCGGAATACGATGCATTAATGGGCGACCTGGAATCGGCCCAGCGCCAATTACGCCAAGCCCAGGAAAAACTGACAGCCGGCTCGCCCATGCGCCAGATTGTCACCGAACGCCTGAGCGCCATTTCGGCCGAGCTTAATGTTCGGCGTAATGGCTGA
- the nadA gene encoding quinolinate synthase NadA: protein MTKAEDRIRVQEYLAHAAEPKLLSAKEKTRLEARIKAALKEKNAVLVAHYYTDPDIQRLAEESGGCVADSLEMARFGNQHPASTVVVAGVRFMGETAKILNPEKTVLMPTLEATCSLDVGCPVDEFSAFCDEHPDRTVVVYANTSAAVKARADWVVTSSCAQAIVELLDARGEKILWAPDKHLGHWVQKTTGADMLLWNGSCIVHEEFKHRGLEDLKALYPDAAVLVHPESPDAVVELADVVGSTSQLINAVQNLPNERFIVATDNGIFYKMQQLAPNKILIEAPTAGNGATCRSCAQCPWMAMNGLENLLAVLEAPKGQTSNQEVMVDEALREDALRPLQRMLDFTANMNLKAVGNA, encoded by the coding sequence ATGACGAAAGCTGAAGACCGTATCCGTGTTCAGGAATACCTGGCCCACGCCGCGGAGCCCAAGCTCCTCAGCGCTAAAGAAAAAACGCGGCTTGAAGCTCGCATCAAGGCTGCTCTAAAGGAAAAAAACGCTGTTCTGGTGGCGCACTATTACACCGACCCAGACATTCAGCGCTTGGCTGAAGAAAGCGGTGGCTGTGTAGCCGATTCCCTGGAAATGGCCCGATTTGGCAATCAACATCCCGCGTCTACCGTGGTGGTAGCCGGCGTTCGTTTTATGGGCGAAACCGCTAAAATCCTGAATCCGGAAAAAACCGTTTTAATGCCTACCCTTGAGGCCACCTGCTCGCTAGATGTCGGTTGCCCGGTGGATGAGTTTTCAGCTTTCTGCGATGAACATCCAGACCGCACTGTGGTGGTGTACGCCAACACCTCGGCGGCGGTTAAAGCCCGCGCCGATTGGGTAGTCACCTCAAGCTGCGCCCAAGCCATTGTCGAATTGCTGGACGCCCGCGGTGAAAAAATCCTGTGGGCGCCAGACAAACACCTGGGCCATTGGGTGCAGAAAACCACCGGCGCCGATATGCTGCTGTGGAACGGCTCCTGCATTGTGCACGAAGAGTTCAAGCACCGGGGCCTGGAAGATCTGAAGGCGCTTTACCCCGATGCTGCCGTATTGGTACACCCGGAATCACCGGATGCGGTAGTGGAATTGGCCGACGTTGTAGGGTCTACCTCACAGCTGATCAACGCCGTACAAAACTTGCCGAATGAACGCTTTATTGTGGCGACCGACAACGGCATTTTTTATAAAATGCAGCAGCTGGCGCCTAACAAAATCCTGATTGAAGCGCCCACCGCCGGTAACGGTGCGACCTGTCGCAGCTGCGCCCAGTGCCCGTGGATGGCTATGAATGGGCTAGAAAACTTGCTGGCCGTGCTGGAGGCGCCAAAGGGCCAGACCAGCAATCAGGAAGTGATGGTAGACGAAGCCCTGCGTGAAGACGCTCTGCGGCCTTTACAGCGCATGCTGGATTTTACAGCCAATATGAATTTGAAGGCCGTCGGCAACGCCTGA
- the ybgF gene encoding tol-pal system protein YbgF: MTKKLMAAATLLLAVTQAGVVLAQSSTPAFQNNTSEASRQAGNNQASAELFYMLQQLQGDVRRLQGEVEEQRHLVDRLEQQGRDRYIDLDQRILKLTAAQQQAQAAAIAAPAPAPASVQAKDYRQPSAEESKAYNGIVDLIRNQKKYDQAITQIYEFLDTYPEGDLTVNAYYWLGEVYLVKPQLEQAKQAFSIVATRFADHRKAPDSTYKLGVTLDRLGEKEEAGRRMQTVVKNYPDSSAAKLAQSYLDGQSSGD, encoded by the coding sequence ATGACTAAAAAGCTCATGGCGGCTGCCACCCTCCTGCTTGCGGTAACGCAGGCAGGAGTGGTGCTGGCACAGTCGTCGACACCGGCATTTCAGAACAACACGTCTGAGGCCAGCCGTCAGGCCGGCAATAATCAAGCGAGTGCAGAACTGTTTTACATGCTTCAGCAGTTGCAGGGAGATGTGCGACGCTTGCAGGGTGAGGTGGAAGAGCAACGCCATCTGGTAGACCGCCTGGAGCAACAGGGCCGCGATCGCTACATTGATCTTGACCAGCGTATTCTGAAGCTGACTGCAGCGCAGCAGCAGGCTCAGGCGGCCGCCATTGCCGCACCTGCGCCCGCACCTGCCAGCGTGCAGGCGAAAGACTATCGTCAGCCTTCTGCTGAAGAAAGCAAAGCTTACAACGGTATTGTTGATCTGATTCGTAACCAGAAAAAATACGATCAGGCGATCACCCAGATTTATGAGTTTCTAGATACTTATCCTGAAGGTGACCTAACCGTGAACGCCTATTACTGGCTCGGTGAAGTCTATTTGGTAAAACCCCAGCTAGAGCAGGCCAAGCAGGCCTTCAGTATTGTTGCCACGCGCTTTGCCGACCACCGCAAAGCACCAGATTCAACTTACAAGCTTGGGGTTACTCTAGACCGGCTGGGCGAAAAGGAAGAGGCCGGTCGGCGAATGCAAACGGTGGTAAAAAACTACCCGGACAGCAGCGCAGCGAAGCTGGCTCAGAGCTATCTTGACGGCCAAAGCAGCGGCGATTGA
- the pal gene encoding peptidoglycan-associated lipoprotein Pal: MKFSVQSKAIAMLFSVGLIAGCSSTGDQMEDASFGSDVSAVDQQGGSTVYSDGTRDGVSSEQLSDEERMAAQQQSQQMALRGVTVFYFDFDTAEINAESRDVLVAHARYLSANPSMNVRLEGHADDRGTSEYNLALGERRANAVQRFLIVNGASRGQLETISYGEEKPAVQGMSDSARSQNRRVELIFR, encoded by the coding sequence ATGAAGTTTTCAGTTCAGTCCAAAGCTATTGCCATGCTGTTCTCGGTCGGCCTCATTGCCGGTTGTAGCTCCACGGGCGACCAGATGGAAGACGCCAGTTTTGGTTCAGACGTGTCAGCAGTAGACCAGCAAGGTGGCTCCACTGTTTACAGCGATGGCACTCGTGACGGCGTATCGTCGGAACAGCTGAGCGATGAAGAGCGTATGGCCGCACAACAGCAGTCGCAACAAATGGCACTGCGTGGCGTTACCGTGTTCTACTTTGATTTTGACACCGCTGAAATCAATGCAGAATCTCGTGACGTACTGGTTGCCCATGCGCGTTACCTGTCTGCCAACCCGTCAATGAACGTACGCCTGGAAGGCCATGCGGACGATCGTGGCACCAGTGAATACAACCTGGCTCTGGGCGAGCGCCGTGCTAACGCAGTGCAGCGCTTTTTGATTGTAAATGGCGCGTCCCGTGGCCAGCTCGAAACCATCAGCTATGGTGAAGAGAAGCCAGCGGTGCAAGGCATGAGCGACAGCGCCCGTTCCCAGAACCGTCGGGTAGAGCTGATTTTCCGTTAA
- the tolB gene encoding Tol-Pal system beta propeller repeat protein TolB: protein MTWSSTFTNTLRVTLTLVLLLSTSLPLRAELLIRITEGAASALPIAIVPFAESGAIPPGDTLANIVQSDLTMSSEFRTLSAEKMLSLPSQRSEVHFRDWRLLGQRYVLVGQLARQGDRLEARYELFDVNREERILGESAGAPLGNMRTLAHYVSDRVYEAITGDPGAFSTQLAYITRENVGDKVRYRLQVSDIDGKRSRVRLESAEPILSPAWSPDGSRLAYVSFETGKPAIYVHELASGKRTKIADFRGLNSAPAWSPDGKSLLMTLSKDGNADIYRMDLASRDLTKLTDHWAIETEATFSAGGDEIFFTSDRSGGPQIYRQKGKGEPRRITFGSRYNARPRPDNKGEFVYYVHQSSNGFHIARTNLKSGEETVLTRTESDESPSVSPNGRMLIYATRQGGASVLTVISADGGAAYSLPATEGDVREPAWGPLPR, encoded by the coding sequence ATGACGTGGTCTTCGACGTTTACAAACACGCTGCGCGTGACGCTGACGCTGGTTTTGTTGTTATCGACCAGCTTGCCACTGCGCGCTGAGCTGCTTATCCGCATCACCGAAGGCGCCGCTTCGGCGCTGCCGATCGCCATCGTGCCGTTTGCCGAAAGTGGCGCCATACCGCCGGGCGATACCTTGGCCAACATTGTGCAGTCCGATCTGACCATGAGCAGTGAGTTCCGCACTCTGTCAGCGGAAAAAATGCTCAGCCTGCCGTCGCAGCGCTCTGAGGTGCACTTCCGTGATTGGCGACTGCTGGGCCAGCGCTATGTGTTGGTTGGCCAGTTGGCCCGTCAGGGTGATCGTCTCGAAGCCCGCTATGAGCTGTTTGATGTGAACCGCGAGGAACGCATTTTGGGCGAAAGCGCGGGTGCGCCTTTGGGTAATATGCGGACCCTGGCACACTACGTCAGTGACCGGGTTTATGAAGCCATTACCGGCGATCCGGGGGCTTTTTCGACGCAACTGGCGTATATCACTCGAGAAAATGTTGGCGATAAGGTTCGTTATCGCCTGCAGGTCAGCGACATTGATGGTAAGCGGTCGCGGGTTCGCCTTGAAAGCGCTGAACCGATTCTGTCGCCGGCCTGGTCGCCGGATGGCAGTCGCCTGGCGTATGTCTCGTTTGAAACCGGCAAGCCGGCGATTTATGTGCATGAACTGGCCAGCGGAAAACGTACGAAAATAGCTGATTTTCGTGGTTTGAACTCGGCTCCGGCCTGGTCTCCCGACGGCAAATCCCTATTGATGACCTTGTCCAAAGACGGCAATGCTGACATCTACCGGATGGATCTGGCCAGCCGTGATCTGACCAAGCTCACTGACCACTGGGCCATTGAAACCGAAGCCACCTTCAGTGCCGGCGGCGATGAAATTTTCTTTACCTCTGACCGCTCTGGTGGCCCGCAGATCTACCGTCAGAAAGGCAAGGGTGAGCCGCGTCGGATCACCTTCGGTAGCCGCTACAATGCGCGCCCGAGGCCAGACAATAAAGGCGAGTTTGTGTATTACGTGCACCAGAGCAGCAACGGGTTTCACATTGCGCGCACCAATCTTAAAAGCGGGGAAGAAACCGTGCTTACCCGCACCGAATCCGATGAATCACCCAGTGTCTCCCCCAACGGACGCATGCTGATCTACGCTACTCGTCAGGGTGGTGCCAGCGTGTTGACGGTTATCTCGGCGGATGGCGGCGCAGCCTATAGCTTGCCCGCTACCGAAGGTGATGTCCGTGAGCCGGCGTGGGGCCCGCTGCCTCGGTAA
- the tolA gene encoding cell envelope integrity protein TolA, with protein MAFSVGLHLSILVIAISGWSWSSSNYEPPPRSISARLISPEPRPASAVTEVDQPDEAEKRLVEDRKLVEQQREVEQQRKIEEQKKKQEADARVQQQAEQKREEQAQEKARAQAENKAQAAEAAKLKANAKAKELARQKTEQQAERERQEVKRKAEEQKQLEEQRKKAEAERQKREKQVQDQAEQKRVEAERRLREQNLKALAQQATDAEADQARKSQQAAAASAQEAQMLTDAEKYQELIRARVTEVWYYPSSTTEGMKVQLQLSLLPTGELTGVTLVRGSGNMAFDNSALSAVRSLNRYPVPNDRDTFERYFRRFTIEFTPSR; from the coding sequence GTGGCGTTTTCCGTTGGCTTGCACCTATCGATCTTGGTGATAGCCATAAGCGGCTGGAGCTGGAGCAGCTCTAACTACGAACCACCACCGCGCAGCATTTCTGCCCGGTTGATCAGCCCCGAGCCACGGCCAGCGTCAGCCGTAACCGAGGTGGACCAGCCTGATGAAGCCGAAAAGCGCTTGGTAGAAGATCGCAAGTTGGTTGAACAACAGCGTGAGGTGGAGCAGCAACGTAAGATCGAAGAGCAAAAGAAGAAACAGGAAGCGGACGCTCGCGTGCAACAGCAGGCAGAACAGAAACGCGAGGAACAGGCACAGGAAAAAGCCCGTGCGCAGGCTGAAAACAAAGCGCAGGCAGCAGAGGCTGCGAAGCTGAAAGCCAACGCTAAAGCCAAAGAGTTGGCCCGGCAGAAAACAGAACAGCAGGCAGAGCGCGAGCGTCAGGAAGTAAAGCGCAAAGCCGAGGAGCAAAAGCAGCTGGAAGAGCAGCGCAAAAAGGCAGAAGCGGAACGTCAGAAGCGCGAAAAGCAAGTTCAGGATCAGGCCGAGCAGAAACGCGTAGAAGCCGAGCGCAGACTGCGTGAGCAAAATTTAAAAGCATTGGCGCAACAGGCTACAGACGCCGAAGCTGACCAAGCGCGCAAATCACAACAGGCCGCCGCCGCCAGCGCGCAGGAAGCGCAAATGCTGACCGATGCAGAAAAGTACCAGGAGTTGATTCGCGCTCGTGTAACTGAGGTTTGGTACTACCCGTCATCCACCACAGAGGGTATGAAAGTACAGTTGCAGCTTTCGCTATTGCCTACCGGTGAGTTAACTGGCGTCACTTTGGTGCGGGGCAGTGGGAATATGGCATTTGATAACTCAGCTCTGAGTGCGGTGCGTTCATTAAACCGCTACCCGGTGCCTAATGATCGAGATACGTTTGAGCGTTACTTTCGTCGGTTTACGATCGAGTTTACACCGAGCCGTTAA
- the tolR gene encoding protein TolR, giving the protein MKGMGMMPESRRKPMSEINVVPYIDVMLVLLVIFMVTAPMLTQGVKVDLPQTSSDPIQADKDVEAIIVSVDSNGAYYVEVGDRGSDPMALEELQSEVAKILSQRSNSEVLVRGDEQVRYGTVVRLMSALQMAGAANIGLITEAPLDKP; this is encoded by the coding sequence ATGAAAGGTATGGGGATGATGCCGGAAAGCCGGCGCAAACCAATGTCTGAAATCAACGTGGTGCCCTACATCGACGTGATGTTGGTGCTGCTGGTCATTTTTATGGTAACTGCGCCTATGCTGACCCAAGGCGTAAAAGTGGACTTGCCGCAAACCAGTTCCGACCCGATCCAAGCCGACAAAGACGTGGAAGCGATTATTGTATCGGTAGACAGCAACGGCGCTTATTACGTGGAAGTGGGTGATCGCGGTAGTGACCCGATGGCGTTGGAAGAACTGCAGTCAGAAGTCGCCAAAATTTTGTCTCAGCGCAGCAACAGCGAAGTATTGGTGCGTGGCGATGAACAAGTACGTTATGGCACGGTAGTACGCTTGATGTCGGCACTGCAAATGGCCGGCGCAGCCAATATAGGGCTTATTACTGAAGCGCCCTTGGACAAACCATGA
- the tolQ gene encoding protein TolQ has translation MESEISVWYLISNAGVLVQLVMLLLLLASVASWALILQRVQVFRQAQQSRLAFEERFWSGMDLGQLYREVAAEPTPFSGMESIFRAGFREFSRLRQQSQDGDAVMDGAQRAMRVAFSREQERLEASLPFLATVGSTSPYVGLFGTVWGIMNSFRGLAQVQQATLATVAPGISEALIATAMGLFAAIPAVIAYNRFAARSDALLKNYETFAEEFSSILHRRVHSGDRAAS, from the coding sequence GTGGAATCTGAAATTTCGGTCTGGTATCTGATTTCCAACGCCGGTGTGCTAGTGCAGTTGGTGATGCTGTTATTACTGCTGGCGTCGGTAGCGTCTTGGGCGCTGATTCTCCAGCGCGTTCAGGTATTTCGTCAAGCCCAGCAGTCGCGGCTGGCGTTTGAAGAGCGGTTCTGGTCAGGAATGGACTTGGGCCAGCTGTACCGTGAGGTAGCTGCCGAACCCACGCCGTTTTCCGGTATGGAATCTATCTTTCGTGCTGGCTTTCGCGAGTTTTCCCGCTTGCGCCAGCAAAGCCAAGACGGAGACGCAGTAATGGATGGCGCCCAGCGCGCTATGCGAGTTGCCTTTTCCCGCGAGCAGGAACGGTTGGAAGCCAGCTTGCCATTTCTGGCAACGGTGGGTTCAACCAGCCCTTACGTGGGCCTTTTCGGTACGGTTTGGGGCATTATGAACTCCTTTCGCGGGCTGGCTCAGGTGCAGCAGGCAACCCTTGCCACCGTGGCACCCGGTATTTCCGAGGCCTTGATTGCTACCGCCATGGGCTTGTTTGCCGCTATTCCTGCGGTTATCGCCTACAACCGCTTTGCCGCGCGTTCCGATGCCTTGTTGAAAAACTACGAAACCTTTGCGGAAGAGTTTTCGAGCATATTGCACCGCCGGGTTCACAGCGGCGACAGAGCTGCATCGTGA
- a CDS encoding YbgC/FadM family acyl-CoA thioesterase gives MTELISNSFVLPIRVYIEDTDAGGIVFHANYLNYMERARTEWLRSHGIGLRAGLVDNVNYVVQGMELYYRAPAKLDDMLEVRAVPISFGRVWMKLREQVVRQCDQTLLCEASVTVACVTMDTGRLQRLPANMTSLLEQQVQ, from the coding sequence ATGACTGAACTTATCAGTAACAGTTTTGTTTTACCCATACGGGTTTACATTGAAGACACTGATGCCGGCGGCATTGTTTTTCACGCCAACTATCTGAACTACATGGAGCGTGCCCGCACCGAGTGGCTTCGCAGCCATGGCATTGGTCTGCGTGCCGGCTTGGTTGATAACGTCAATTATGTTGTGCAGGGTATGGAGCTGTATTACCGCGCCCCTGCAAAGCTTGATGACATGCTGGAAGTTCGCGCTGTACCAATTTCCTTTGGTAGGGTGTGGATGAAGCTTCGCGAACAAGTCGTGCGCCAGTGCGATCAGACGTTGTTGTGCGAGGCCAGTGTCACCGTTGCTTGCGTCACCATGGACACGGGTCGGCTCCAGCGTTTACCCGCTAATATGACCAGCCTGCTCGAGCAGCAGGTGCAATAG
- the ruvB gene encoding Holliday junction branch migration DNA helicase RuvB, translating to MIESDRLISAKTADYEDVQDRAIRPSLLADYVGQPSVREQMDIFISAARNRQEALDHVLIFGPPGLGKTTLANIIANEMGVAIKTTSGPVLEKAGDLAAMLTNLEAGDVLFIDEIHRLSAAVEEILYPAMEDYQLDIMIGEGPAARSIKLDLPPFTLIGATTRAGLLTSPLRDRFGIVQRLEFYNNADLTHIILRSARLSSVHIDEAGAFEMARRSRGTPRIANRLLRRVRDYAEVRADGRITADIADLALNMLKVDDQGFDHMDRRLLLAMIEKFDGGPVGVESLAAAISEERGTIEDVLEPFLIQQGFMLRTPRGRMVTNHAYQHFGVVRGEVKGEIGKEMQGEDSTRQAGAAADD from the coding sequence ATGATCGAATCTGATCGCCTGATTTCGGCCAAAACCGCCGACTACGAAGACGTTCAGGACCGCGCTATTCGTCCTTCATTGCTGGCGGACTACGTAGGTCAGCCGTCGGTACGCGAGCAGATGGATATTTTTATCTCTGCAGCCCGCAACCGTCAGGAAGCGCTGGATCACGTACTGATATTTGGTCCGCCCGGGCTGGGTAAAACCACTCTGGCCAATATTATAGCGAATGAAATGGGCGTGGCGATCAAAACCACTTCTGGTCCGGTATTGGAAAAAGCCGGTGATCTGGCGGCCATGCTGACCAACCTTGAAGCCGGCGACGTGCTGTTTATTGATGAAATTCATCGTTTGAGCGCAGCGGTTGAAGAAATTCTGTATCCGGCGATGGAAGACTATCAGCTCGACATTATGATTGGTGAAGGCCCGGCGGCGCGCTCGATCAAGCTCGATTTGCCGCCATTTACCTTAATAGGCGCCACCACCCGAGCAGGTCTATTGACGTCGCCCTTGCGGGATCGTTTTGGCATCGTGCAGCGTCTGGAGTTTTACAACAACGCCGACCTGACCCATATTATTCTGCGTTCGGCGCGGCTGTCGTCGGTGCATATTGATGAGGCCGGTGCGTTTGAAATGGCGCGCCGTTCCCGCGGCACACCGCGTATCGCCAACCGCTTGTTGCGCAGGGTTCGGGACTACGCTGAAGTGCGCGCAGATGGCCGTATTACCGCTGACATCGCCGACTTGGCGCTGAACATGCTGAAAGTAGACGATCAGGGGTTTGATCACATGGACCGGCGTCTGTTACTGGCTATGATTGAAAAGTTTGACGGTGGCCCGGTGGGAGTTGAAAGTCTGGCCGCTGCCATCAGCGAAGAGCGCGGCACGATTGAAGATGTGCTGGAACCGTTTCTGATTCAACAGGGTTTTATGCTGCGCACCCCTCGCGGGCGCATGGTCACTAACCACGCTTACCAGCATTTCGGCGTGGTACGGGGTGAAGTAAAAGGCGAAATAGGCAAAGAAATGCAGGGCGAAGATTCAACGCGTCAGGCCGGAGCGGCCGCTGATGACTGA
- the ruvA gene encoding Holliday junction branch migration protein RuvA, whose product MIGRIRGILLEKKPAQAIVECQGLGYEIDIPLSTFLNLPDPGQELTLHTHFVVREDAQSLFGFSFKLDRDLFRLLIKVNGVGPRMAVGILSGLSADQFIRSVQARDTSALVKLPGVGKKTAERLLIEMTDRIGQLEGQFELTAASAYGATLPANGMPAANDPREEAEAALITLGYKPQEAAKAISRIAEVGMTNEQLIRMALRNMIPTV is encoded by the coding sequence GTGATTGGTCGTATCCGCGGCATTTTGCTGGAAAAAAAACCGGCCCAGGCGATTGTTGAATGTCAGGGGCTGGGTTATGAGATTGATATCCCCCTCTCTACTTTCCTTAACTTGCCCGATCCGGGGCAGGAACTCACACTACACACTCATTTTGTTGTTCGCGAAGACGCTCAAAGCCTGTTCGGTTTTTCCTTCAAGTTGGATCGCGACCTGTTTCGCCTGCTGATAAAAGTGAATGGTGTGGGTCCCAGAATGGCAGTGGGCATTCTGTCCGGGTTGAGCGCCGACCAGTTTATTCGCAGCGTGCAGGCGCGAGACACCAGCGCCCTGGTAAAACTGCCCGGTGTGGGCAAAAAAACCGCCGAGCGCCTGCTGATCGAGATGACAGACAGGATAGGTCAGCTGGAAGGGCAATTTGAACTGACGGCCGCGTCCGCTTATGGTGCAACGTTGCCTGCTAACGGCATGCCAGCGGCGAACGACCCCCGCGAAGAAGCCGAAGCGGCCTTGATAACGCTGGGTTACAAGCCCCAGGAAGCCGCTAAGGCCATCAGCCGTATTGCCGAAGTGGGCATGACCAACGAACAGCTGATTCGCATGGCGCTGCGCAACATGATACCAACGGTATGA
- the ruvC gene encoding crossover junction endodeoxyribonuclease RuvC — translation MPIILGVDPGSRITGYGIIRVEGRHTEYIDSGCIRVGEKPMAERLRVIFQSLVTLIAEFRPEEFAIEQVFMARNPDSALKLGQARGAAIVAAATSGLEVHEYSARQVKQAVVGSGGAEKAQVQHMVQVLLSLSRKPQEDAADALAIALCHAHMNQSLLRVAGQGGKARSGRMRQQ, via the coding sequence GTGCCCATAATCCTCGGCGTTGACCCCGGCTCGCGCATTACCGGCTACGGTATTATCCGTGTCGAGGGCAGGCATACTGAATATATCGACAGTGGCTGCATCCGTGTGGGTGAAAAGCCCATGGCGGAGCGGCTACGAGTGATTTTTCAAAGTCTGGTCACGCTGATTGCGGAATTTCGCCCCGAAGAATTTGCCATAGAACAGGTGTTTATGGCTCGCAACCCGGATTCTGCCCTGAAACTGGGGCAGGCCCGCGGTGCGGCTATCGTAGCCGCAGCCACTAGCGGTCTGGAAGTGCACGAATACTCGGCGCGCCAAGTAAAGCAGGCGGTGGTGGGGTCAGGCGGCGCCGAAAAAGCTCAGGTGCAGCATATGGTGCAGGTGCTTTTGAGCCTCTCGCGCAAGCCTCAAGAGGATGCCGCCGATGCACTCGCCATAGCGCTTTGCCACGCTCACATGAATCAGAGCCTGTTGCGCGTAGCCGGGCAGGGCGGCAAAGCCCGCAGCGGGCGAATGCGGCAGCAATAA